A portion of the Adhaeribacter radiodurans genome contains these proteins:
- a CDS encoding pirin family protein, whose amino-acid sequence MLDIVIEARKASIGPGMDVRRILPFRLRRMVGPFIFMDHAGPIELAPQQPTNMDVLPHPHIGLSTVSYLFGGQVTHRDSLGVQQVIRPGEVNWMTAGSGIAHSERFEDPAALAGGQLEMIQTWVALPENEEELAPTFDNYKPEQLPVFTDTGVWMRLIAGDAFGLKNNVKTHSPLFYLHVVLQQGARFGLPREHSERGVYIAKGSVEILGRSYSIGQMLVFNKGVDPVIVAKETSTLMLLGGEPLGQRFIWWNFVSSRKDRIEQAKADWKEGRILLPPTDNLEFIPLPEDKSRPASSPAPEALS is encoded by the coding sequence ATGCTGGATATTGTAATAGAAGCTCGTAAAGCGTCCATTGGTCCGGGAATGGACGTTCGCCGGATACTTCCTTTCCGGTTGCGCCGGATGGTTGGTCCTTTTATTTTTATGGATCATGCCGGTCCAATAGAATTAGCTCCCCAACAACCCACTAATATGGATGTTTTGCCGCATCCGCATATTGGTTTATCTACGGTAAGTTACTTGTTTGGCGGACAAGTTACGCACCGCGACAGTTTGGGTGTGCAACAAGTAATTCGTCCGGGAGAAGTGAATTGGATGACGGCTGGCAGCGGCATTGCCCATTCAGAACGGTTTGAAGATCCGGCAGCTTTAGCCGGTGGCCAATTAGAAATGATTCAAACCTGGGTAGCTTTACCGGAAAACGAGGAAGAATTAGCTCCTACTTTTGATAACTACAAACCCGAGCAGTTGCCTGTTTTTACCGATACCGGCGTATGGATGCGCCTTATAGCTGGTGATGCTTTTGGTTTAAAGAATAATGTAAAAACACACTCACCATTATTTTACCTGCATGTGGTATTACAGCAAGGAGCCCGATTCGGTTTGCCGCGGGAGCATTCCGAAAGGGGCGTTTATATAGCCAAAGGTAGCGTTGAAATCTTGGGCAGGTCATATTCAATTGGGCAAATGCTGGTCTTCAACAAAGGGGTAGATCCGGTAATTGTCGCCAAAGAAACTTCTACTTTAATGTTGCTAGGCGGCGAACCTCTGGGCCAGCGTTTTATCTGGTGGAATTTTGTTTCCTCCCGAAAAGACCGGATTGAACAAGCTAAAGCCGATTGGAAAGAAGGCCGGATTCTTCTCCCTCCAACTGATAACCTAGAATTTATTCCCCTACCTGAAGATAAATCCAGACCAGCCAGCAGTCCCGCTCCCGAAGCTCTTTCCTAA
- a CDS encoding LLM class flavin-dependent oxidoreductase has product MEIGITTFVENTPDPSTGKLLAPYERMSNLMEEIELADQVGLDVFSIGEHHRPDFLVSAPAVVLGAAAVKTKQIKLSSAVTVLSSDDPVRVFQDFAHVDLLSKGRAEIMAGRGSFIESFPLFGNDLKDYNSLFSEKLELLIKLNKGEKITWEGHHRPSIDNRGVYPRPYQTELPIWVAVGGTPESVVRAADYGLPMALAIIGGMPERFVPFTDLYKTTYKKAGHDESKFQLGINSHGYIADDSKKAADEFYGPYALVMSRIGQERGWSPMNRQQYEWMRSPEGSLLVGSPHQVIDKILFNYELFGNTRFLLHISVGTLPHAKVLRAIELLGTVVAPAVKKEVEKQKQVSAK; this is encoded by the coding sequence ATGGAAATAGGCATTACCACCTTCGTTGAAAATACTCCTGATCCATCTACCGGCAAGCTTTTAGCTCCCTATGAAAGAATGAGTAACCTGATGGAAGAAATTGAATTAGCCGACCAGGTTGGCTTGGATGTTTTTTCCATTGGGGAGCATCATCGGCCCGATTTTCTAGTATCGGCTCCGGCGGTAGTTTTGGGAGCAGCGGCAGTGAAAACCAAACAAATAAAGCTATCCAGCGCCGTAACTGTGTTGAGTTCGGATGATCCGGTTCGGGTATTTCAGGATTTTGCCCACGTAGATTTACTATCCAAAGGAAGGGCCGAAATTATGGCTGGTAGGGGTTCTTTTATTGAATCTTTCCCGCTTTTTGGCAACGACTTAAAAGACTACAATTCTCTTTTCTCCGAGAAATTAGAATTATTAATTAAATTAAATAAAGGTGAAAAAATAACTTGGGAGGGACATCACCGACCTTCCATCGACAACCGCGGCGTTTACCCCCGGCCCTACCAAACGGAATTGCCCATTTGGGTAGCCGTTGGCGGTACGCCGGAATCGGTGGTGCGGGCAGCTGATTATGGTTTACCAATGGCCCTGGCTATTATTGGCGGCATGCCCGAGCGGTTTGTACCTTTTACTGATTTATATAAAACTACCTATAAAAAAGCCGGACACGATGAAAGCAAATTTCAATTAGGAATTAACTCACACGGGTATATCGCCGATGATTCAAAAAAAGCTGCCGATGAATTTTACGGACCTTATGCTTTAGTAATGAGCCGGATCGGGCAGGAGCGAGGCTGGTCTCCGATGAACCGGCAACAATACGAATGGATGCGCTCGCCGGAAGGTTCTTTACTGGTAGGCAGCCCGCACCAGGTTATTGATAAAATTTTGTTTAATTACGAGCTTTTTGGAAATACCCGCTTTTTGCTGCATATAAGTGTGGGTACTTTACCGCACGCCAAAGTTTTACGGGCGATAGAATTACTAGGTACAGTGGTAGCTCCGGCCGTGAAAAAAGAAGTAGAAAAGCAGAAACAGGTAAGCGCAAAGTAG